The following proteins are encoded in a genomic region of Sorangiineae bacterium MSr12523:
- a CDS encoding diaminobutyrate--2-oxoglutarate transaminase, producing the protein MNVPSLQSSSPSHSGHIPNSVYLEQQAARESNARSYPRGLPLALASASGIYVKDADGRSYIDCLAGAGALALGHNHPLVKEALVRAISQDLPMQTLDLTTPVKHRFIDDLIGLLPPRFAERARIQFCGPTGADAIEAALKLVKTATGRRSVLAFRGAYHGMTHGALALTGSRGPKEHVAGLMPDVHFLPYPYAYRCPFGVGGAETGRLASTFVERLLDDPYSGIVSPAALVVEPVQGEGGVIPAPLTWLQEIRRITRERGIPLILDEVQSGLGRTGAMFAFEHADVVPDVLVLSKAIGGGLPMSVVLYDKDLDRWAPGAHAGTFRGNQLAMAAGIATIDAIREQRLDRHAGAMGERLREHLMAIQGRSRCIGDVRGRGLMVGAEIVDREREPDAAGAHPAAPAKARLIQSEALRRGLIVELGGRNDTVVRFLPPLIVTAEQVDSIATIFDEAVRAAEQAS; encoded by the coding sequence GTGAACGTACCTTCGTTGCAGAGCTCTTCGCCTTCCCATTCGGGACACATCCCGAACAGCGTCTACCTCGAGCAGCAAGCGGCGCGCGAATCGAACGCGCGTAGCTACCCGCGCGGTTTGCCGCTCGCACTGGCGAGTGCCAGCGGCATCTACGTCAAAGATGCGGACGGGCGCTCGTACATCGATTGCCTCGCTGGGGCGGGCGCGCTCGCGCTCGGGCACAACCACCCGCTGGTCAAGGAAGCGCTGGTTCGCGCGATTTCCCAGGACCTGCCCATGCAGACGCTCGATCTGACGACGCCGGTCAAGCACCGCTTCATCGATGACCTGATCGGGCTTTTGCCCCCGCGATTCGCCGAGCGGGCGCGCATCCAGTTCTGCGGGCCCACGGGTGCCGATGCCATCGAGGCCGCGCTCAAGCTCGTGAAGACGGCCACCGGCCGGCGCTCGGTGCTGGCATTTCGCGGGGCCTACCACGGCATGACCCATGGCGCGCTGGCACTCACCGGGAGCCGCGGCCCGAAGGAACACGTCGCAGGGCTCATGCCCGATGTTCACTTCCTGCCCTATCCCTATGCGTACCGGTGCCCGTTCGGGGTTGGCGGCGCGGAGACCGGACGCCTGGCCAGCACCTTCGTGGAGCGACTGCTCGACGATCCGTACAGCGGCATCGTCTCGCCCGCGGCGCTCGTCGTCGAGCCGGTTCAAGGCGAGGGCGGGGTCATTCCCGCACCGCTCACGTGGTTGCAAGAGATCCGCAGGATCACCCGCGAGCGCGGCATTCCCCTGATCCTCGACGAGGTTCAATCGGGCCTCGGCCGCACGGGGGCCATGTTTGCCTTCGAGCACGCGGACGTGGTGCCGGACGTGCTCGTTCTCTCGAAGGCCATCGGCGGCGGCCTTCCGATGAGCGTCGTGCTCTACGACAAGGATCTCGATCGCTGGGCACCGGGCGCGCATGCCGGCACGTTCCGCGGCAACCAGCTCGCCATGGCCGCGGGCATCGCCACCATCGACGCGATTCGCGAGCAGCGGCTCGATCGCCACGCCGGCGCGATGGGCGAGCGCCTCCGCGAGCACCTTATGGCCATTCAAGGTCGCTCGCGTTGCATCGGCGACGTGCGCGGACGCGGGCTGATGGTCGGCGCCGAGATCGTCGATCGTGAGCGCGAGCCCGATGCCGCGGGCGCACACCCGGCCGCGCCCGCGAAGGCCCGGCTCATTCAATCGGAAGCGCTGCGGCGAGGTCTCATCGTCGAACTGGGCGGCCGAAACGACACCGTCGTGCGCTTTCTCCCGCCGCTCATCGTCACCGCGGAGCAGGTCGACTCCATTGCCACCATCTTCGACGAGGCGGTGCGGGCAGCCGAACAGGCGTCATGA
- a CDS encoding penicillin acylase family protein, producing MTRTRARWRRLVLWAAATLGGLLLAAVGFVTFTLRASLPELDAKVTVAGLADTVTVTSDEHAIPTIRAASREDAWRALGYLNARDRLFQMDLQRRQAAGRLAEIFGRDLLSMDVQSRTYGFDRLASLIVARLPAPQRAAVEAYTQGVNAYLARGRTLPFEFQLLRYHPEPWRPEDSALVALGMFQVLSSSEDQERTHSVIARCVPPNVADFLSPDSDRYTRALLGARMEERPLPVRELHALAATPPGPGNEPVLSASAGEAPKGSNGWAVAGTKTQDGRAILANDMHLDLGVPNVWYRATLRYGELEISGVMLPGVPAVIAGSNGHVAWGLTNLEGDVFDLVQLETDPQHPDAYRTPDGWKPFEVEQAVVKVQGEADVTTPIRRTMWGPVASRKLLGRDVAVKWTALDPEAVDFGLLEMDGARTIEDAAAVMNRAGNPPMNAMLADEKGRIGWTMTGRIPRRQGFDGEVSVSWAGGNDAWGSYVAPTAMPRLLDPPSGFVVNANQRMPIGPDVPVLGHDFVNGYRAYRITERLREMPKVTEGDMLAVQLDTRSEPFDIYRDAALATLDDAAVAANPRLGEARAALEAWDGRADVTSPGFAWLVSFRRVLAKEIFGAWLGACRTLEPEFQFDLGDIDTPMQRLLTERPSSLVPPPAPSWNDFVRASLLKAQDEAKKRYGKDPANLAWGEANHVQVRHPLSDGVPLFGRWLDMPAEPLAGCGSCVRMAAGTLGASERLVVAPGHERDAILHMPAGQSGHPLSPHYGDQQAAWVAGRPLPLLAGATRATLTLAPTQGEKR from the coding sequence ATGACCCGCACGCGCGCGAGATGGCGGCGCCTCGTGCTCTGGGCGGCCGCCACGTTGGGCGGCCTGCTCCTCGCCGCCGTGGGATTCGTCACGTTCACCTTGCGGGCGTCCCTGCCCGAGTTGGACGCGAAGGTGACCGTCGCAGGCCTCGCCGACACCGTCACGGTGACCAGCGACGAGCATGCGATCCCCACGATCCGAGCCGCGTCGCGCGAGGACGCATGGCGCGCGCTCGGGTACCTCAACGCGCGCGATCGACTCTTTCAGATGGACCTTCAGCGCCGCCAGGCCGCGGGCCGCCTCGCGGAGATCTTCGGACGCGATCTGCTCTCGATGGATGTACAGAGCCGCACCTACGGCTTCGACCGACTCGCGTCCCTCATCGTCGCACGCCTCCCTGCCCCGCAGCGCGCCGCGGTCGAGGCGTACACGCAAGGAGTCAACGCCTACCTCGCGCGCGGGCGTACGCTCCCCTTCGAGTTCCAGCTGCTTCGCTACCACCCCGAGCCTTGGCGGCCGGAGGACAGCGCACTCGTCGCCCTCGGCATGTTCCAGGTTTTGAGCAGCAGCGAGGATCAGGAGCGAACCCATAGCGTCATCGCCCGCTGCGTGCCGCCGAACGTCGCCGACTTCCTCTCGCCCGACAGCGATCGCTACACGCGGGCACTCTTGGGCGCGCGGATGGAGGAGAGACCGTTGCCCGTCCGCGAGCTTCACGCGCTCGCCGCGACGCCCCCCGGTCCGGGAAACGAACCGGTGCTCTCGGCCAGCGCGGGCGAGGCACCGAAGGGCTCCAACGGGTGGGCCGTCGCGGGCACGAAGACGCAGGATGGACGCGCCATCCTCGCCAACGACATGCATCTCGATCTCGGCGTGCCCAATGTTTGGTACCGCGCCACGCTTCGTTACGGTGAGCTGGAGATCTCCGGGGTGATGCTGCCCGGGGTGCCCGCCGTGATTGCGGGGTCGAACGGTCACGTCGCCTGGGGGCTCACGAATCTCGAGGGCGACGTGTTCGACCTCGTCCAGCTCGAGACCGATCCGCAGCACCCCGACGCGTACCGCACGCCGGACGGGTGGAAGCCGTTCGAGGTGGAGCAAGCCGTCGTGAAGGTGCAGGGCGAGGCCGACGTAACGACCCCGATTCGCCGCACGATGTGGGGCCCGGTGGCCTCGCGCAAGCTCCTGGGCCGGGACGTGGCCGTGAAATGGACGGCCCTCGATCCGGAGGCCGTGGATTTCGGCCTGCTCGAGATGGACGGCGCACGCACGATCGAGGACGCCGCCGCCGTGATGAACCGCGCGGGAAACCCGCCGATGAATGCCATGCTGGCCGACGAGAAGGGGCGGATCGGCTGGACGATGACCGGGCGCATCCCCCGTCGGCAGGGATTCGACGGCGAGGTGAGCGTCTCGTGGGCGGGCGGCAACGACGCGTGGGGCAGCTACGTCGCGCCGACGGCGATGCCGCGCCTTCTCGATCCGCCGTCGGGCTTCGTGGTGAACGCGAACCAACGCATGCCGATCGGGCCCGACGTGCCTGTGCTCGGCCACGACTTCGTCAACGGTTACCGCGCCTACCGAATCACGGAGCGGCTGCGGGAGATGCCCAAGGTGACCGAGGGCGACATGCTCGCCGTTCAACTCGACACGCGCAGCGAGCCGTTCGACATCTACCGCGACGCGGCACTGGCGACGCTCGACGATGCTGCGGTCGCGGCCAATCCGCGGCTGGGCGAGGCCCGTGCGGCGCTCGAGGCGTGGGATGGTCGCGCGGATGTCACGAGCCCGGGGTTCGCGTGGCTCGTTTCGTTTCGGCGCGTCCTCGCCAAGGAGATCTTCGGCGCATGGCTCGGTGCCTGCCGCACCCTCGAGCCGGAGTTCCAATTCGACCTCGGGGACATCGATACCCCGATGCAGCGGCTCCTCACCGAACGACCGAGCAGCCTCGTCCCCCCGCCCGCCCCGAGCTGGAACGACTTCGTGCGCGCGTCCCTTTTGAAGGCGCAGGACGAAGCCAAGAAACGCTACGGCAAGGACCCCGCAAACCTCGCTTGGGGCGAGGCCAATCACGTGCAGGTCCGCCACCCGCTCTCGGACGGGGTGCCGCTCTTCGGCCGATGGCTGGACATGCCCGCCGAGCCCCTCGCCGGCTGCGGCTCCTGCGTGCGCATGGCCGCGGGCACGCTTGGCGCGAGCGAGCGCCTCGTCGTCGCGCCCGGGCATGAGCGCGATGCCATCCTCCACATGCCCGCGGGTCAATCCGGTCACCCGCTTTCACCCCACTACGGCGACCAACAGGCGGCGTGGGTTGCGGGCCGTCCTTTGCCACTGCTGGCGGGCGCCACCCGCGCGACTTTGACGCTCGCACCAACCCAAGGAGAAAAACGATGA
- a CDS encoding MbtH family protein, with amino-acid sequence MSEEHDDTTTYKVVVNHEEQYSIWPEYRDNPLGWRDAGKSGTKSECLDHIATVWTDMRPLSLRKQMEGKTS; translated from the coding sequence ATGAGCGAAGAACACGACGATACGACGACGTACAAAGTGGTGGTCAACCACGAGGAGCAGTATTCCATCTGGCCGGAGTACCGCGACAATCCTCTGGGCTGGCGCGACGCAGGCAAGAGCGGAACGAAGTCCGAATGCCTGGACCACATCGCCACGGTTTGGACCGACATGCGGCCCCTCAGCCTGCGCAAGCAGATGGAGGGCAAGACGTCGTGA
- a CDS encoding TauD/TfdA family dioxygenase, with translation MSFGPFPSIVSPSGPGDLSDFAESIRAAVEEHLARQGAVLFRGFPVRGPSDFERMVSFVTPDLLEYTFGSTPRSQLSGRIYTSTEYPAHQQIPLHNEQSYTTEWPLKIWFYCAKPALEGGETPLADSREVLRRIPTRIRERFVAKKVMYTRNYGNGLDVPWQKVFGTEDPKVVEGFCRDAGILCEWKDDGELRTRQICQAIATHPRTKDVVWFNQAHLFHVSNLEPAAREGLLAVFAEDELPRNAFYGDGTPIEDGVLDEIREVYRQVAVAFPWQEGDVVLADNMLVAHGRSSFKGPRQVLVAMAESYRPEEGAST, from the coding sequence GTGAGCTTCGGCCCCTTCCCGAGCATCGTGAGCCCGAGCGGGCCGGGCGATCTGTCGGACTTCGCCGAAAGCATCCGCGCCGCCGTGGAAGAGCACCTCGCGAGGCAGGGGGCCGTTCTCTTCCGCGGATTTCCCGTGCGCGGCCCCAGTGACTTCGAGCGCATGGTCTCGTTCGTCACGCCCGATCTCCTGGAGTACACCTTCGGCTCGACGCCGCGCTCGCAACTGTCCGGGCGCATCTACACCTCCACCGAATACCCCGCGCACCAGCAGATCCCGCTGCACAACGAGCAGTCGTACACCACGGAGTGGCCGCTCAAGATTTGGTTCTACTGCGCCAAGCCCGCGCTCGAGGGCGGTGAGACCCCGCTCGCCGACAGCCGCGAGGTGTTGCGCCGGATCCCCACGCGCATCCGCGAGCGCTTCGTGGCCAAGAAGGTCATGTACACGCGCAATTACGGCAACGGCCTCGACGTCCCCTGGCAAAAGGTCTTCGGCACGGAGGATCCCAAGGTGGTCGAGGGCTTCTGCCGGGACGCGGGCATCCTTTGCGAGTGGAAGGACGATGGTGAGCTGCGCACGCGGCAGATTTGCCAGGCCATCGCCACGCACCCGCGCACGAAGGACGTGGTCTGGTTCAATCAAGCGCACCTCTTCCACGTCTCGAACCTCGAGCCGGCGGCGCGCGAAGGTTTGCTGGCCGTCTTCGCCGAGGACGAGCTGCCCCGCAACGCCTTTTACGGCGATGGCACGCCCATCGAGGACGGTGTTCTCGACGAGATTCGCGAGGTGTATCGGCAGGTCGCCGTGGCGTTCCCGTGGCAAGAGGGCGACGTGGTGCTGGCCGACAACATGCTGGTGGCGCACGGCCGATCGTCCTTCAAAGGGCCCCGCCAAGTGCTGGTGGCCATGGCCGAATCGTATCGTCCCGAGGAGGGAGCTTCGACGTGA